The following proteins are encoded in a genomic region of Flammeovirga pectinis:
- the cysQ gene encoding 3'(2'),5'-bisphosphate nucleotidase CysQ has product MNLEQLSEDCMTIAIEAGHAILEIYKQDDLGVEIKSDDSPLTLADKASHEVIMKGLLEFDYPILSEEGKEMSYDERKDWTTYWCVDPLDGTKEFINRNGEFTVNIALISDGKPVLGVIYVPVKDTIYIGVDGVGAKKGEDGILDPIKVKWRDDNRIAVRSKSHANPAEEEILEKYNVTDAMSVGSSLKFCMVAEGKADVYYRHGPTMEWDTAAGQAVVEAAGGTVYKGNTEDELFKYNKENLLNGSFLVLGK; this is encoded by the coding sequence ATGAACTTAGAACAACTTTCAGAAGATTGCATGACAATTGCTATTGAAGCAGGACATGCAATTTTAGAAATTTATAAACAAGATGATCTTGGCGTAGAAATTAAGTCAGATGATTCTCCACTTACTTTAGCTGATAAAGCTTCTCATGAGGTTATTATGAAAGGTTTATTAGAATTTGATTATCCAATCCTTTCCGAAGAAGGCAAAGAAATGTCTTATGATGAGCGTAAAGATTGGACAACTTATTGGTGTGTAGATCCTTTAGATGGTACAAAGGAATTTATTAATAGAAATGGAGAGTTTACTGTTAATATAGCTTTGATTTCTGATGGAAAGCCAGTTCTAGGAGTTATTTATGTACCTGTTAAAGATACAATCTACATTGGAGTAGATGGTGTTGGTGCAAAAAAAGGAGAAGATGGTATTCTTGATCCAATAAAAGTGAAATGGAGAGACGATAATAGAATCGCTGTTCGTTCTAAATCTCATGCAAACCCAGCAGAAGAAGAAATTTTAGAAAAATACAATGTTACAGATGCAATGTCTGTAGGTAGTTCTTTAAAATTCTGTATGGTAGCAGAAGGTAAAGCTGATGTTTACTATCGCCATGGTCCAACTATGGAGTGGGACACAGCAGCAGGTCAAGCTGTGGTTGAAGCTGCAGGAGGAACTGTTTATAAAGGAAATACGGAAGATGAATTATTTAAATACAATAAAGAAAACTTACTAAATGGAAGTTTCTTAGTATTGGGTAAATAA